Within Deinococcus actinosclerus, the genomic segment TGGGCCCCAGGCCGCCGCCCAGCAGCAGCAGGTCGGCGCGGCCCAGCGCCAGTTCGATGGCGGCCCGCAGGCGATCCAGGTTGTCCCCGACGACGGTCTTGCGGTGTAGGGTCACGCCGCGCGCGCCCAGTTCACGGGCGAGGAACGCGGCGTTGCTGTCGACGATCTCGCCGAACAGCAGTTCTGTGCCTACACTGATGATTTCTGCTATGGGCATAACAACCTCACCGGAGTATAGGCCAAAGCGAAACTTGCGTCCACCCCTGATCTTCACGCATGCGGGCCCCGGCCGCCCACCCGGATCCGTCACATGAGGGCCGGCTCAAGACCCCTTCATCTGCCCGGCTGTCTTCCGGCAGTGGGCGCTCACGGCCCCCACACGTACGCTGAATCCAGCACCACACGCCCACCGGCCACCCGGCCCCCACCCCCGCCGCCGCGCCCCCACCCGGGCCCGGGGCACCCCCCGCTCCGCACCGGAGCTCAGGAGGTTCACCATGAATCGCACCGTCCTCAGCCTGCTGATCCTCGCGCCCCTCGCCCTCGCCGCCTGCGGTCAGGGAACCCGGACCCCGGCAGCCCAGACGCCCGCAGCGCAGACTCCGGCCCCCACCGGCAGTGTCGAGGCGCAGCTCGCTGCCTACGCGGCCCGCCCCGAACTGCAGGACGAGAGCAGCCAGGCCATCCTGCGCGAGTACGCCAGCGATCCCCTGCTCCTCCAGAGCCTCCAGCGCGCCTACGGCGACAGCAGCGCGCCCCTGAACGTCGAGGCCCTCGCCGCCGAGAAGGCCGGCAGCGCGCCCCTCCAGAGTCAGGCCAGCGGCCGCGCCGGGTACGCGCAGTCCGTGGCGTGGGGCAGCGTCCGCCACTACCGCGCCGAGAAGGCCAGCCCCAACTACAGCGGCCTGCGCTGGGGCAGCAACGGCTGCAGCGCCCCCAGCGGCTTCGGCCTGGGCTACCGCGACGACTTCCGCCCCGCCTGCGACGTGCACGACTTCGGGTACGGCAACCTGCCCTGGCTGATCTCCAAGATCTACTGGCCCTACAACAAGGCCCGCACCGACCTCGCCTTCCTGGACAACATGGAAGCCATCTGCGCCGCCAAGAGCCTCCTGTCGCGCCCCGCCTGCTACGCCGCTGCGAACGCCTACTACCACGCCGTGGACATCGGCGGCTGGAAGTCCTGGATCAGCAACGGCTGACCCCCACCACGCGCCCGGTCGCCCCTGAACCGGCCGGGCGTTTCGCCCCCTGTCCCGACGCGAGGAGTCCTGCCATGCCGACGCTGACCCGAGTGCTCACCCCCGCCCTGCTCGCCCTGACCGTCGCCCTGGGGGCCTGCGGACAGACCCCCACCACCAGCGCGCCCGCCGGGGCCGGCGCGGCCCGCCCGGCGGACCCCACCCCGGTCAGCGCCGCCCCGGTCGGCGCCGCACCGGGCGCCGCCGACGCGCAGGTCAACGCGGCCCTCGAACGCTTCGCTCAGCAGCTCGCGCGGCAACTGCCCGACCCGGAACTGCGCCGCGCGGTGCAGGACCAGGCGGCGCTGCGCTTCGACGGGGACCAGGAAACCCTGTTCAGCGCGCTGGCCGCCCGCCCGGCCGGGGCGACCACCGTGCAGGGCCTGCTCACGCGCGGCGGCCTGAGCGCCAGCGCCCTGGACGACGTGACCCGCCGCGTCACGAACCTGCAGGTCGCGGTGCGCGGGCCGCAGTGGAACGCCGCCGAGTACACCCCGCTGGTCGCTGTGGCCGCCCAGGGCGACGAGTTCGCGCCGGTCGTGGCCTTCGACGCGCAGGGAAGGCGCCACACCCTGGACGCCCGCACGCCCCCCACGCAGCCGGTCGTGGTGGTCGGCGTGGCCGAGCGGGTGGACGAGCAGGGCCGCGTGATGGTGCCGGCCGCCACGCGGGCCGGGGCGACGGCCGTCACCGACCCGGCCGCCAGCGTGGGCGCGCAGGCCTGCGACAGCTGGGAACGCCTGATCTCGCTGTACGTCCGCGACGACCACGAACCCTGGACGCGCGGCGACCCCGAAATCTACGTGCAGCTGGGCTCGAACTCCCGTGACGGCCTCTACGTCGGCTCGCTGCCCGACGTGAACGGCGAGAACAAGTGGTACGAACCCAGGCGCGACCTCGTGCGCTGGAGCAGCACCACCATGGGCAACTGGATGATGTACCTCTGGTACGAACGCGACGGCGGCGGCAGCCTCACCCTGACCATCGGCGCGGACGTCAAGGGCGTGAACGGCAGCGTGTCCTACACCGTCGCGGACGGCGACGACCAGATGGGCCACGCCACCCTGGCCTTCGGGGACCGCCTGCAACGCTTTGCGCTCGACACCGGCGACGTCCGCTGGTGGCGCGGCGGCTGCGAGTAACGCCCCCCCCGCCTCACCCGCCGGGTCCCCCCGGCGCCTACACTGACCGGCACACCATCAACGCGGCCCTGCTCCCAGCGTCCTGCTTCCCTGTCCTGCGCGTCCCCACCCGAGGCACCGATGACCGTGTCCCCCCTGGCCCCCACCCGCCCGGCCCACCCGTCCACCCGGCCCGACGCGGCCTCCAGCGCCGATCCCCGCCTGGAGGTGCAGCGCACCCTGCACGTCACCAGCCTGATCACCTGGGGCGTGCTGTCCCTGCACTCCCTGCTGGTCGAACCCGGGCGTGACCACCTGCCCCTGCGGGACGTGCAGTGGTGGGGCGCCGTGAACCTGACCTTCCTGGCCGTGATGCTCCTGACCCTGGGCGGCCTGGTCCAGCGCGGGCGGCCCGCCACGCTGGCGCTGCTGCTGGTGCAGTCCGGACTGGCCCTGATCGCCAACGCCCTGCTCAGCGGCAGCAGCGTGCAGGCCGGCCTGATGATCGCCATCGCCGCGCAGGCCGCGCTGGTGCTGCCCCTGCGGCTCACGCTGCTGTGGGTGGCGGCCCAGAGCGCCGCGCTGCTGTGGGTGCTGCTCACCCACTGGCAGAGCCAGGACGCCTGGGCCTTCACCACCGGGTACCTGTGTTTCCAGGGACTGGCGGCCATGACCGTCCGCACCGCCATGCGCGAGATCCGCGCCCGTCAGGCGCTGGCTGCTGTCGTGGACGAACTGCGCGCCACCCGCGCCCTGCTGGCCGACGCCAGCCGGCAGGCCGAGCGGCTCCAGATCTCCCGCGACCTGCACGACCTGCTGGGCCACCACCTGACCGCGCTGGGCATGCACCTGCAAGTCGCCGGGCACCTCCTGCCCCCGGACGCCCCGGCCCGGCCGCACCTGCTCACCGCGCAGCAGGTGACGGGCGACCTGCTGGGCGACGTCCGCTCGGCCGTGCGGGGACTGCGCCACACGGCCTGCTGCGACCTGCCGGCCGAACTGGCCGCCCTGAGTGCCGCCGCGCCCGTGCGCGTCCACCTGGACTGGGCGCCGGACACGCAGGTGCACTGCCCCGTGCAGGCGCAGGTGCTGCTGCGCAGCGTGCAGGAGATCCTGACGAACGCCGCCCGCCACGCGCGCGCCGCGCAGGTCTGGCTGACCGTCCGCCGCCACGCGGGCACGCTGCACCTGCACGCCCACGACGACGGCCCGCGCCGCCCGGCGGAGCTGCGCTTCGGCTGCGGCCTGAGCGGCATGCGCGAACGCCTGGAAAGCGTGGGCGGCACCCTGGAGGCCCGCCTCAGCCCGGACCGTGGCGTGACCCTGCACCTCACCCTGCCCGCGCGGGGGACCGCGTGATCCGCGTGCTGCTGGTCGAGGACCAGACGCTGGTCCGCCAGGGCCTGCGCAGCATGCTGGCCCTGTCCGGCGACCTGGAGGTCATCGCGGAGGCCGAGGACGGCCTGCAGGCGCTGCACCTCGCGCCCGCCCACCGCCCGGACGTCATGCTGCTCGACTACCGCATGCCGCACCTGGACGGCCTGGGCGTGCTGCGCGGCCTGACCGCCCTGGGCGCGCTGCCCCCCACCCTGATCCTCACGACCTTCGACGACGACGACCTGCTCATCGAGGGCGCGCAGGCCGGGGCGCGCGGCTACCTCCTCAAGGACGTCTCGCTGGAGGTGCTCCTCCAGGCGGTCCGCACCGTGGCGGGGGGGGGCCGCTGGCTGCAACCCGTCACGCCCTCGCGCGTGCGCGGCCCGGACGCCGCGTCCCCCCCCGGGGAGGCCATCAGCCTGACCACCCGCGAGCAGGAGGTGCTGCGCCTGATGGCCGGCGGGTACAGCAACCGCGAGATCGCCGGGCTGATCACCACCACCGAGGGCACCATCAAGAGCTACGTGTCGAACATCCTCTCGAAACTCGGCGTGCGTGACCGCACCCGCGCCGTCCTGAAGGCCCTGGAGTACCGCCTGATCTGATCAGGCCGCCAGTTGCCGGCACGTCTCCGCGCAGCGGCGGCACGCTTCCGCGCAGCGCTGGCAGTGGTCATGGTGGTGCTGGCCGCACTCGGCGGCGCAGGCCTCGCAGGCCTCGGCACACAGCGCGCACGCCTGCGCGTGCAGGTCGCTGCCGCGCATCAGCAGCCGCGCGGTCAGCGCGCACACGTCCGCGCAGTCGCGGTCGAGGCGGATGCAGCCGCGCATCATGTCGATGTCCGGCTCGGCGAGGCAGGCGGTCGCGCAGGTCTCGCAGGCCTGCACGCAGGCCAGACACGCGTCGATGCAGTCCCGGATCATGGCTTCGGTCATGCCCCACCGTGTCATCCCCGTTCCGGCGCGGGATGGGAGCGGGATTCAGGCCCCCTTCACGCCAGCGCCGGCCAGACCCGCCGGCTGTCAGCTCACCCCACGGACGAGTTCCGCTTCCCATTCGCTTGCGGGCGTGCGGTCGTCGCGGCTCTGCCCGGCCTGACTGGCGTGCTGGGTGAAGCGCGACAGCGTCCAGCTGTGGTCTCCGGCGCGCAGGGTGTACGTGCCGTGCTCGCCCGGGCCGGTCACGCGCCGCCCTCTGTCGCGGTAGGTGACCTCCACGGGCGCCCCGACTGGGAGCGCTTCCAGTGTGGAGACGAGTACGGCGCCGTGGAACGACCGCTGTGGATCCGTCGGCTCGCCACGCCACGCCCCGCTGAGACACACCACCACGTTTCCGGCCGCGCTGCTTTTGGTCATGCCTCATCAGGACACGTCCACCCGTGGGTGGGGTGAGGGCCGCCCCACCCCCCCTTCATGAGATGGCCGCCGGGTCACCACGGCTCAGGTCAGGAACAGCCGGTACGCCGGGTTCGCCGTCACCTCGGTCGCCGGGTACCCCACCCCGGCCAGGAACGCCGCGAACTCCGGCGCGTCCCCGGGCGGCACCTGCACGCCCGCCAGCACCCGGCCGTGCGCCGACCCGTGATTGCGGTAGTGGAACAGGCTGATGTTCCAGCGGCCGTGCAGGTGCGTCAGGAACTCCAGCAGCGCCCCAGGCCGCTCCGGGAACGTGAACGAGTACACCCGCTCGTCCGTCGCCTCCGGCGCGCGCCCACCCACCATGTGCCGCACATGGACCTTCGCCAGCTCGTCGTCCGTCAGGTCCAGCACCGCGTACCCGCGCGACACCAGCTCCTCGCGCAGCTCCGCCCGCTGCCCGGGGGCCGCCAGCTGCACGCCCACGAAAATCTGCGCCTGCGCGCGCGGCGCGAAGCGGTAGTTGAACTCCGTGATCGCCCGCGCGCCCACCACCTCGATGAACTCCCGGAACGCCCCGGGCCGCTCCGGGATGGTCACCGCGAAGATCGCCTCGCGCCGCTCCCCGATCTCCGCCCGCTCCGCCACGTGCCTGAGCCGGTCGAAATTCACGTTCGCGCCGCAGGTCAGGGCCACCAGCGTCTCACCCTGCACGCCCCGCTCCTGCACGAAGCGTTTCAGGCCCGCCACCGCCAGCGCCCCCGCCGGTTCCATCACCGCGCGCGTGTCGTCGAACACGTCCTTGATCGCCGCGCACACCTCGTCCGTGTTCACCCGCACCCAGT encodes:
- a CDS encoding phospholipase A2, whose translation is MNRTVLSLLILAPLALAACGQGTRTPAAQTPAAQTPAPTGSVEAQLAAYAARPELQDESSQAILREYASDPLLLQSLQRAYGDSSAPLNVEALAAEKAGSAPLQSQASGRAGYAQSVAWGSVRHYRAEKASPNYSGLRWGSNGCSAPSGFGLGYRDDFRPACDVHDFGYGNLPWLISKIYWPYNKARTDLAFLDNMEAICAAKSLLSRPACYAAANAYYHAVDIGGWKSWISNG
- a CDS encoding DUF3103 family protein, producing the protein MPTLTRVLTPALLALTVALGACGQTPTTSAPAGAGAARPADPTPVSAAPVGAAPGAADAQVNAALERFAQQLARQLPDPELRRAVQDQAALRFDGDQETLFSALAARPAGATTVQGLLTRGGLSASALDDVTRRVTNLQVAVRGPQWNAAEYTPLVAVAAQGDEFAPVVAFDAQGRRHTLDARTPPTQPVVVVGVAERVDEQGRVMVPAATRAGATAVTDPAASVGAQACDSWERLISLYVRDDHEPWTRGDPEIYVQLGSNSRDGLYVGSLPDVNGENKWYEPRRDLVRWSSTTMGNWMMYLWYERDGGGSLTLTIGADVKGVNGSVSYTVADGDDQMGHATLAFGDRLQRFALDTGDVRWWRGGCE
- a CDS encoding sensor histidine kinase, which translates into the protein MTVSPLAPTRPAHPSTRPDAASSADPRLEVQRTLHVTSLITWGVLSLHSLLVEPGRDHLPLRDVQWWGAVNLTFLAVMLLTLGGLVQRGRPATLALLLVQSGLALIANALLSGSSVQAGLMIAIAAQAALVLPLRLTLLWVAAQSAALLWVLLTHWQSQDAWAFTTGYLCFQGLAAMTVRTAMREIRARQALAAVVDELRATRALLADASRQAERLQISRDLHDLLGHHLTALGMHLQVAGHLLPPDAPARPHLLTAQQVTGDLLGDVRSAVRGLRHTACCDLPAELAALSAAAPVRVHLDWAPDTQVHCPVQAQVLLRSVQEILTNAARHARAAQVWLTVRRHAGTLHLHAHDDGPRRPAELRFGCGLSGMRERLESVGGTLEARLSPDRGVTLHLTLPARGTA
- a CDS encoding response regulator gives rise to the protein MIRVLLVEDQTLVRQGLRSMLALSGDLEVIAEAEDGLQALHLAPAHRPDVMLLDYRMPHLDGLGVLRGLTALGALPPTLILTTFDDDDLLIEGAQAGARGYLLKDVSLEVLLQAVRTVAGGGRWLQPVTPSRVRGPDAASPPGEAISLTTREQEVLRLMAGGYSNREIAGLITTTEGTIKSYVSNILSKLGVRDRTRAVLKALEYRLI
- a CDS encoding four-helix bundle copper-binding protein; amino-acid sequence: MTEAMIRDCIDACLACVQACETCATACLAEPDIDMMRGCIRLDRDCADVCALTARLLMRGSDLHAQACALCAEACEACAAECGQHHHDHCQRCAEACRRCAETCRQLAA
- the ilvA gene encoding threonine ammonia-lyase, biosynthetic, which produces MDVLRLALTSKVYGAAVETPVSETPRLSARLGNRVLLKREDQQPIFSFKLRGAYNKMAQLTAEERSRGVICASAGNHAQGVAFAAERLGVRAVIVMPATTPEIKVGACRARGAEVVLFGDSFSDAEAHAFALQRELGLTFVHPYDDPLVLAGQGTVALEVLRQVETPGPLTVFVPVGGGGLIAGVAGVLKALRPDIRVVGVEPEDSDAMFQSVQAGERVRLESVGIFVDGVAVKQVGAFTFDLTRRYVDDWVRVNTDEVCAAIKDVFDDTRAVMEPAGALAVAGLKRFVQERGVQGETLVALTCGANVNFDRLRHVAERAEIGERREAIFAVTIPERPGAFREFIEVVGARAITEFNYRFAPRAQAQIFVGVQLAAPGQRAELREELVSRGYAVLDLTDDELAKVHVRHMVGGRAPEATDERVYSFTFPERPGALLEFLTHLHGRWNISLFHYRNHGSAHGRVLAGVQVPPGDAPEFAAFLAGVGYPATEVTANPAYRLFLT